The following proteins are co-located in the Methanosarcinales archaeon genome:
- a CDS encoding HAD family hydrolase: MTDPATYILDLDGVVYLGKNIIPRADEAIDRLRDAGHRVIFLTNNSTRSRESVANKLKSMGIMCAGSDVITSAYAASVYIKEQYGPSTVYCIGEPGLIEELEQEGHTISQQNVDLVVVGLDKEFTYHKLELGLDNLRAGAGFIATNTDALLPTESGFLPGAGSMVAALKAASGKDPIVIGKPNKPIIDVLLNEYGLKNGECVMIGDRLETDILAGINAGMRTVLVLTGSSGIEDIEISGIRPDTILDSIVDLGP, from the coding sequence ATGACTGATCCTGCGACATATATTCTTGACCTGGACGGTGTTGTATATCTCGGGAAAAATATTATTCCCAGAGCCGATGAGGCCATTGACCGTTTAAGGGATGCAGGCCACCGTGTGATCTTTCTGACAAACAACTCCACACGTTCGAGAGAATCAGTTGCCAATAAGCTGAAGAGTATGGGCATCATGTGCGCCGGCAGTGATGTGATAACTTCAGCTTATGCTGCTTCTGTTTACATCAAAGAACAATATGGTCCGAGTACTGTCTATTGTATCGGAGAGCCTGGTCTTATCGAGGAACTGGAACAGGAAGGGCATACCATATCCCAACAGAACGTTGACCTGGTTGTGGTGGGTCTGGATAAGGAATTCACCTATCACAAGTTGGAACTTGGTCTGGACAACCTTAGAGCAGGGGCTGGATTTATAGCTACCAATACCGATGCCCTGCTGCCTACTGAATCCGGTTTTTTGCCAGGCGCAGGCAGTATGGTTGCTGCTCTAAAGGCTGCTTCCGGCAAAGACCCTATTGTGATAGGAAAACCCAATAAACCCATAATCGATGTGCTGCTAAATGAATATGGCCTGAAAAATGGAGAATGCGTGATGATAGGTGACCGGCTTGAAACAGATATTCTGGCAGGGATCAATGCAGGTATGAGGACCGTACTGGTCCTGACAGGATCTTCCGGTATAGAGGACATTGAAATATCAGGGATACGACCTGATACTATCCTTGACAGTATCGTGGATCTTGGTCCCTAA
- a CDS encoding phosphoadenosine phosphosulfate reductase family protein — protein sequence MTTPYKQKKIKPTQNASIFWCSDCNLPLISHECAICNAKGKQINLGLPGDIRFCSPYERSILHDLLISRYGTDPLDNRIILLNKIGGEDKTDQVVLDGFILGIVRYDLKILDWQLDLSMDGAAILTGYTNQRTVELSDIRGHLSGKTVKSDLVVSCSDDIKMGNDVIIRKGSMVGVGTALLNSNDMAKDETPAVRIRKIGSTKSRLHEKIPSMDDVIKANKPAIKHLGKNAINTIRGMANQREFRSRPVYVSFSGGKDSLAVLDLTMSALKKPPRAYFINTGLEFPETVEYARKFCIENNIKLEELDARDAFEQNLPDFGPPAKDYRWCCKVCKLSPATQVAGGGNFLTIDGKRKFESFSRARIPPKEENPFVPGQVNIYPIKDWRAIEVWLYIYWRGLEYNPLYDQGFERIGCWLCPAALTAEYKRMEILHPKLYRTWDSYLHEWAESKGFSKEYIRHGFWRWRDHPPKMKQLAQQLGISIMPKDAEPEAFNIKIVSGISPCKAGGYSIEGNVKGIRIENAIQTLKIVGEVHYSEDLGVVISQTPEGSIKLYTDGTLQINAHDEETAGRLFNSAIRQLVRSARCTGCAICEKACPENAITIEDKSIIVTDNCNRCGKCTEVCVAVRYLDKMNLGSGSS from the coding sequence ATGACCACACCCTATAAACAGAAAAAAATCAAACCAACCCAAAATGCATCCATCTTCTGGTGTTCAGATTGCAATCTTCCATTGATCAGTCATGAGTGTGCTATCTGCAATGCTAAAGGAAAACAGATAAACCTGGGGCTGCCGGGAGATATCAGGTTCTGCTCACCCTATGAACGCAGTATTCTTCATGACCTGCTTATCAGTCGATACGGGACTGACCCCCTGGACAACAGGATAATTCTACTTAATAAGATCGGTGGGGAAGACAAGACCGACCAGGTGGTACTGGACGGTTTTATCCTTGGCATAGTGCGGTATGATCTGAAAATTCTGGACTGGCAGTTGGACTTATCAATGGATGGTGCTGCCATACTTACAGGATATACCAACCAAAGGACAGTTGAGCTGTCAGACATCAGGGGGCATTTAAGCGGTAAGACGGTGAAGTCAGATCTGGTGGTGTCCTGTTCAGATGATATAAAGATGGGTAATGATGTCATAATCAGGAAGGGCAGCATGGTAGGAGTAGGAACAGCTCTGTTAAATTCTAACGATATGGCAAAAGACGAAACTCCAGCGGTCAGGATCAGGAAGATCGGCAGTACAAAATCCCGATTACACGAAAAAATACCATCAATGGATGATGTGATAAAGGCCAACAAACCTGCAATAAAACACCTGGGCAAGAATGCTATCAATACCATCAGGGGCATGGCCAACCAAAGAGAATTCCGCAGCAGACCAGTATACGTCTCATTCAGCGGCGGGAAGGACAGTCTTGCAGTGCTTGACCTGACTATGAGCGCTCTGAAAAAACCTCCCCGGGCGTACTTTATCAATACGGGTCTGGAATTCCCGGAAACCGTGGAATATGCACGGAAATTCTGCATTGAAAATAATATCAAGCTGGAAGAACTGGATGCGCGAGATGCCTTCGAACAGAACCTTCCAGATTTCGGGCCCCCTGCCAAGGATTACCGGTGGTGCTGCAAAGTCTGTAAACTGTCCCCTGCCACTCAGGTTGCTGGAGGCGGGAATTTCCTGACCATTGACGGCAAGCGCAAATTTGAATCATTTTCCAGGGCCCGGATCCCACCCAAAGAGGAAAATCCATTTGTACCGGGCCAGGTCAATATCTATCCGATCAAGGACTGGAGGGCTATTGAGGTATGGCTGTATATTTATTGGCGGGGCCTGGAATATAATCCTTTATATGACCAGGGATTCGAACGCATCGGCTGCTGGCTGTGTCCGGCAGCGCTCACAGCGGAATATAAACGAATGGAAATATTACACCCAAAACTGTACCGCACATGGGACAGTTACCTGCATGAATGGGCAGAATCAAAAGGCTTTTCTAAAGAATATATCAGGCATGGTTTCTGGCGCTGGCGTGATCACCCGCCAAAGATGAAACAGCTGGCCCAACAACTGGGTATTTCAATAATGCCAAAAGACGCAGAACCTGAAGCTTTCAATATAAAAATTGTATCTGGCATTTCACCCTGCAAGGCCGGAGGTTATAGTATCGAAGGAAATGTTAAAGGAATTAGAATAGAAAATGCAATACAGACATTGAAAATTGTGGGGGAGGTTCATTATTCAGAAGACCTGGGGGTGGTGATCAGCCAGACTCCTGAAGGAAGCATCAAGCTATACACAGACGGGACATTGCAGATCAATGCTCATGATGAAGAGACGGCCGGCAGGCTTTTTAATTCTGCAATCCGGCAGCTTGTCAGGTCAGCCAGATGTACAGGATGTGCGATCTGTGAGAAAGCCTGTCCTGAAAATGCAATAACAATTGAAGATAAATCTATTATAGTGACAGACAATTGTAACAGATGCGGTAAATGCACTGAAGTCTGTGTTGCTGTACGGTATCTGGATAAGATGAACCTGGGTTCTGGGAGCAGTTAG
- a CDS encoding desulfoferrodoxin FeS4 iron-binding domain-containing protein, translated as MTEMGDIYLCEICGNEIEILFPGNDPLICCNLEMVPKEEYYKERMSR; from the coding sequence TTGACTGAAATGGGCGATATCTACTTATGCGAGATATGCGGTAATGAGATCGAAATACTGTTTCCTGGTAACGATCCATTGATATGCTGCAATCTTGAAATGGTACCAAAGGAAGAATACTATAAAGAGCGCATGAGCCGTTAG
- a CDS encoding 2-isopropylmalate synthase, which produces MRGKHVTIFDTTLRDGEQTPGVSLTFEQKNEIARQLDKLGVDIIEAGFPMSSDGEKQNVSEIAKMGLSLEVCGLSRVVLSDIDACLDCEVDMVHTFVPTSDIQRIHTIKKSREEVLDMAVKAVEYIKDHGAKCMFSAMDATRTDFDYLLEINKAVQDAGCDVINIPDTVGVIVPSGMKDLISEIRKAITIDIDVHCHNDFGLAVANSLAAVEGGGDQVQVTINGLGERAGNADLGETVMSLHSIYGAKTNINTEYLVETSRMVERYTGVRIPPIMPIVGENAFAHESGIHTHGVLTRTDTFEPGIMTPEMVGHKRRIVLGKHAGKHAVGQSLNAAGLDPDPDQLNEIMSRMKDLSNKGKKVTDADLIAIAEAIMGKVKKSERPIDLLEVSVMTGNLITSTASVKARVRGIEKIEASTGVGPVDAALNAVQKIIDGHKTIKLRDFKIEAISGGSDALAEVIIGVEDDKGHIMTARAANEDIVMASVEALVTAMNHVLMMPHDD; this is translated from the coding sequence ATACGTGGCAAACATGTAACTATTTTTGATACAACCTTGCGAGATGGTGAACAGACCCCTGGCGTATCTCTTACTTTTGAGCAGAAAAATGAAATTGCGAGACAGCTTGACAAGCTGGGTGTAGATATCATTGAAGCCGGGTTCCCCATGTCATCAGATGGTGAAAAACAGAATGTATCAGAGATCGCAAAGATGGGGCTGTCACTGGAAGTGTGTGGATTGTCAAGGGTAGTCCTGTCTGATATTGATGCATGTCTTGATTGCGAAGTGGATATGGTGCATACTTTTGTGCCAACATCAGATATACAGCGTATTCACACCATCAAGAAGAGCAGAGAAGAAGTGCTTGATATGGCAGTTAAAGCTGTTGAATATATTAAAGACCATGGTGCAAAGTGCATGTTCAGTGCTATGGACGCTACCCGTACAGATTTTGATTATCTTTTAGAGATTAACAAGGCAGTACAGGATGCAGGATGCGATGTTATTAATATACCTGATACAGTAGGTGTTATCGTACCATCTGGTATGAAGGACCTGATAAGTGAGATCCGAAAGGCCATTACCATAGATATAGACGTGCACTGCCATAACGACTTCGGACTGGCAGTAGCCAACAGTCTTGCTGCAGTTGAAGGAGGTGGAGATCAGGTGCAGGTCACCATAAACGGTCTGGGAGAAAGAGCAGGCAATGCAGATCTGGGTGAGACTGTTATGAGCCTTCATAGTATCTATGGAGCAAAAACAAATATCAATACCGAGTACCTGGTTGAAACGTCAAGGATGGTCGAGAGGTATACGGGAGTGAGAATCCCCCCCATCATGCCTATTGTGGGTGAAAATGCCTTTGCTCATGAAAGTGGTATCCATACTCATGGTGTTCTGACCCGGACTGATACTTTTGAGCCAGGTATCATGACACCGGAAATGGTAGGCCACAAACGAAGGATCGTATTAGGTAAACATGCAGGTAAGCATGCGGTTGGCCAATCCCTGAATGCTGCCGGTCTGGACCCTGACCCTGATCAATTGAATGAGATCATGTCAAGGATGAAAGATCTGAGCAATAAGGGTAAGAAGGTAACAGATGCAGATCTGATAGCCATAGCTGAGGCCATTATGGGTAAAGTCAAAAAATCAGAAAGACCTATAGATCTTTTGGAGGTCTCGGTTATGACAGGTAATTTAATAACCTCAACTGCTTCTGTAAAAGCCAGGGTCAGAGGGATTGAAAAGATAGAAGCATCAACCGGAGTAGGTCCTGTAGATGCAGCCTTGAATGCGGTACAGAAAATCATTGACGGGCATAAAACCATTAAACTCAGGGATTTCAAGATCGAAGCAATTTCGGGTGGTTCGGATGCTTTGGCTGAAGTTATCATCGGGGTTGAGGATGATAAGGGTCACATCATGACAGCCAGAGCCGCCAATGAAGATATTGTGATGGCATCAGTGGAAGCCCTTGTAACTGCAATGAATCATGTACTCATGATGCCACACGATGACTGA
- a CDS encoding ISAzo13 family transposase, which produces MTNVDIIRSKYEPLKNILDERTCRIWAAIEAKAIGWGGISEVSNATGLSRTTITRAMKELNKLIEGKELEVVKIRRSGGGRKSLIEKDTTLIQDLEMLLEPATRGDPESPLRWTCKSTRKLAEELERQNHIIGDRKVAQLLHDLDYSLQSNRKTKEGASHPDRDAQFEYINSKTKQFQARGQPVISVDTKKKELIGDFKNVGQEWRPKGEPEEVQVYDFKDKALGKGIPYGVYDITDNVGWVSVGKDHDTAEFACETIRRWWRKMGVQRYANANSLLIIADGGGSNGRRSRLWKVSLQKFADETQLKISVCHFPPGTSKWNKIEHRMFCHITQNWRGKPLVSHEVMVNLIGSTTTKKGLKISAEIDRNGYQTGIKIYDKEMDELNIEKDDFHGEWNYKICPRNNKICSI; this is translated from the coding sequence ATGACAAACGTAGACATCATAAGAAGCAAATACGAACCGCTAAAAAATATCTTGGATGAGAGGACATGCCGCATATGGGCTGCTATAGAGGCGAAAGCAATAGGGTGGGGTGGTATATCAGAGGTGTCAAATGCTACCGGATTATCGCGAACTACGATTACCAGGGCTATGAAGGAGTTAAATAAGCTAATCGAGGGAAAAGAATTAGAAGTTGTGAAGATTCGACGTTCTGGAGGGGGACGTAAATCCCTCATTGAAAAAGATACTACATTAATACAAGATTTGGAAATGCTTCTTGAGCCTGCCACTCGTGGCGATCCAGAATCTCCACTACGATGGACTTGTAAAAGCACAAGAAAATTGGCAGAAGAACTTGAAAGACAAAATCATATAATCGGTGATAGAAAAGTTGCTCAACTGCTTCATGATTTGGATTATAGTCTTCAATCTAACAGAAAAACAAAAGAAGGTGCCTCACATCCAGATCGTGATGCACAATTCGAATACATAAATTCAAAGACGAAGCAATTTCAGGCTCGAGGACAACCAGTAATTTCAGTAGATACAAAAAAGAAGGAACTTATTGGGGACTTTAAGAATGTTGGCCAGGAATGGCGTCCAAAAGGCGAACCTGAAGAGGTTCAAGTTTATGATTTTAAAGATAAAGCATTAGGGAAAGGCATCCCATATGGTGTGTATGACATAACGGATAATGTGGGATGGGTTAGCGTTGGAAAAGATCACGATACTGCTGAATTTGCATGTGAGACTATAAGACGTTGGTGGCGGAAGATGGGAGTACAGCGTTATGCAAATGCAAATAGTCTATTAATTATTGCTGATGGTGGTGGCAGTAATGGCCGTCGTTCACGACTATGGAAGGTATCACTTCAAAAATTTGCTGATGAAACTCAATTAAAGATTTCAGTGTGCCATTTTCCACCAGGTACGAGCAAATGGAACAAAATTGAACATAGAATGTTCTGCCATATTACACAAAACTGGCGTGGAAAACCATTAGTGAGTCATGAGGTGATGGTAAATTTAATAGGAAGTACTACAACAAAAAAAGGTCTGAAAATAAGTGCAGAGATAGATAGGAATGGATATCAAACAGGAATTAAAATCTATGATAAAGAAATGGATGAATTGAACATTGAAAAAGATGATTTCCATGGTGAATGGAATTACAAAATATGTCCACGAAATAATAAAATTTGTTCAATTTAA
- a CDS encoding helix-turn-helix transcriptional regulator encodes MEKYEINNSEKFLVLPLGDDSKKITQVITNDTAREVLELLAEHSMSASEIANKLNTPLTTIKYNLENLVEAGLVKIERIKYSEKGRQVKVYAPVRKLIVVVPEKIDNGSIVDILKKYLGVFLAAILATGLVKLLTGPYFKLNNTIMSKKFEGMSSDEMVSNVFYYAGDGVGSAVNETANKMMVNDTTGAVISEVAQEAQKAADSGFVFDNGLWFLFGCVFIIGALIIVDYIRSRKKRY; translated from the coding sequence ATGGAAAAATATGAAATAAATAACAGTGAAAAATTCCTTGTTCTGCCATTAGGTGATGACTCCAAGAAAATAACACAGGTCATTACCAACGACACAGCCAGGGAAGTATTGGAATTACTGGCTGAGCACTCAATGAGCGCATCTGAAATTGCCAATAAATTAAATACTCCACTAACCACGATAAAATATAATCTGGAGAATCTCGTAGAAGCAGGGCTTGTAAAGATCGAACGTATAAAATACAGCGAAAAAGGAAGGCAAGTAAAGGTTTATGCACCTGTTCGTAAATTGATCGTAGTAGTGCCCGAGAAAATAGATAATGGTTCAATCGTCGATATCCTGAAAAAATATCTCGGAGTTTTCCTTGCTGCAATATTGGCTACCGGTCTTGTTAAATTATTGACAGGTCCATATTTCAAATTAAATAATACAATTATGTCTAAAAAATTTGAAGGGATGTCATCAGATGAGATGGTATCCAATGTTTTCTATTATGCCGGAGATGGTGTTGGCAGTGCTGTAAATGAAACTGCCAATAAGATGATGGTAAATGATACTACCGGGGCGGTAATTTCCGAAGTTGCACAAGAAGCCCAGAAAGCCGCAGATTCAGGATTTGTTTTCGATAATGGCCTGTGGTTTTTGTTTGGTTGCGTATTCATAATCGGTGCTCTAATAATTGTTGATTATATTCGCAGTAGAAAAAAACGATATTAA
- a CDS encoding HAD family phosphatase produces the protein MLKAIIFDMDGVLIDSMPCHAEAWKKVLAEKGVNITRQDIYNIEGSNHEGVIRLMFGKAGKVVDISEFDELAQKKRELFRRKNQSKPFESITECLDLLKKKYRLGVVSGSDRTEVLDLMDRFFPGVFEIVVAGEDVREGKPSPEPYLKAVKMLGIEKEECIVIENAPMGVESAKRAGLYCIAIPVHVLPQKLEQADIILENHAALIDYLKHHVLI, from the coding sequence GTGCTAAAAGCAATAATATTTGATATGGACGGCGTTCTCATCGATTCCATGCCCTGCCACGCTGAGGCCTGGAAAAAAGTTCTTGCTGAAAAAGGTGTTAATATTACCAGGCAGGATATCTACAATATTGAAGGGTCTAACCACGAAGGTGTGATCAGGCTGATGTTCGGGAAGGCAGGTAAAGTTGTGGACATCAGTGAATTTGATGAACTTGCACAAAAAAAGAGGGAGCTTTTCAGGAGGAAAAACCAGTCAAAGCCATTCGAAAGTATTACTGAATGTCTTGATTTGCTGAAGAAGAAGTACCGTCTTGGAGTAGTTTCAGGGTCAGACCGGACAGAAGTACTGGATTTGATGGACCGATTTTTCCCTGGCGTATTTGAAATAGTTGTAGCCGGGGAAGATGTCAGGGAAGGTAAACCCTCCCCTGAACCATATCTCAAAGCAGTGAAGATGCTGGGTATTGAAAAAGAAGAATGTATTGTTATCGAAAATGCACCAATGGGTGTGGAGTCAGCTAAAAGGGCGGGTTTGTATTGTATTGCCATACCTGTTCATGTCCTGCCCCAAAAATTGGAACAGGCTGATATTATTCTGGAGAACCATGCTGCACTTATTGATTATCTTAAACACCATGTACTTATCTGA
- a CDS encoding HEPN domain-containing protein, whose product MFSIQADVEATTPEKTFTLKQWETIYLREYDEYYLKNICELLIMFWQVGTHQYSMINKKFKANGGEIMDQFEQCIEDGTIIKIEIDPENISGELKEAEYDLETSERSAAEKIFKWATIQGHYSLQHSFNALLFSKGYRAIGHQCLISGIKKFFVSAEIIDENYIKDFEYSHKVSEGLEHAYNNKEDFAIHIMSCAGDILEIARNETGY is encoded by the coding sequence TTGTTTTCAATCCAGGCTGATGTGGAGGCAACAACACCTGAAAAGACTTTTACTCTTAAGCAATGGGAGACAATATATTTAAGGGAATATGATGAGTACTATTTGAAGAACATTTGTGAACTGCTTATTATGTTCTGGCAGGTGGGCACCCACCAGTACAGCATGATTAATAAAAAATTCAAGGCTAACGGCGGAGAAATAATGGACCAGTTTGAACAATGCATTGAAGATGGCACTATTATCAAGATAGAAATTGACCCTGAAAATATCTCAGGAGAACTGAAGGAGGCAGAATATGATCTAGAAACCTCTGAGCGCTCAGCAGCAGAAAAGATATTCAAATGGGCCACGATCCAGGGACATTATTCGCTGCAACACTCTTTCAATGCCTTATTATTTAGTAAAGGGTATCGTGCTATTGGTCACCAATGCCTGATATCAGGGATTAAAAAATTTTTTGTATCAGCTGAAATAATCGATGAGAACTATATCAAGGATTTTGAATATTCCCATAAGGTCTCCGAAGGCTTGGAACATGCATATAATAATAAAGAAGATTTTGCCATACATATTATGAGCTGTGCAGGAGATATTTTAGAAATCGCCCGGAATGAGACGGGATATTAG